The following coding sequences lie in one Alloacidobacterium dinghuense genomic window:
- a CDS encoding sensor domain-containing diguanylate cyclase has protein sequence MHVFEGSLSFMAFPVVAFTRKDGQKLSMRRLAVLALILASLSTTTSLLNLQSWHSGGITILWPSNGFLAGALLCVRRRHWPAYLAVGFLVDLGINLSLATPSWVAVYLALCNMVEALLAGTLLYRTIAPNPDLTQRKQLTRFLLYGVVVAPAVASLMATLVFGRQGRHIMSHIHTFQWWFTADALGMAVMIPLYLSFARRKLFLGRSWWEIVGVFALLCGSAVAVFWQTQAPLLFALLLGLLMIGVRLGLAGSALGLLVVSIIGGFFTTAGRGPLALMQNVSLTTRELTLQAFIAFSMLMLYILEVLRAEGYRLQEGLRVSEARFRLLAVSSRDAILLVNLEAKVMYASPAVTEMLGWETEQTLGLSYREAFHPEDITVAESVFKDTREGRHPGMFQFRCRKKDGSYLWMEASLRLYRDSSANDATGFVVVMRDISLRKAAEDELQRAFRMVEALASVDGLTGIANRRRFDEVLQSEWRRAQRDRTPCSVLLMDLDHFKNYNDIYGHIPGDRCLRQMAEAATQVSRRPADLVARYGGEEFAVILPDTSCEGAIAIAEEVRSAVEQLQVPHSGNPHGIVTVSIGCATQVPPVDGDLSELLKAADSALYVAKSLGRNRVDAALPVLLP, from the coding sequence GTGCACGTTTTTGAGGGTTCTCTGAGCTTTATGGCTTTTCCGGTGGTCGCTTTTACGAGGAAGGACGGACAAAAGCTCTCCATGCGCAGGCTCGCCGTGCTGGCGCTGATACTGGCTTCCCTCTCGACCACGACATCTCTGCTTAACTTGCAAAGCTGGCATTCGGGCGGCATCACGATTCTCTGGCCCTCGAATGGATTTCTTGCCGGCGCGTTGCTGTGTGTTCGCCGCAGGCATTGGCCAGCATATCTGGCGGTGGGGTTTCTGGTTGATCTCGGCATTAACCTGAGCCTTGCGACACCTTCATGGGTGGCTGTCTATCTCGCCTTGTGCAACATGGTCGAGGCGCTGCTGGCGGGGACTCTTCTGTATCGGACGATTGCTCCCAATCCAGACCTTACGCAACGCAAACAGCTGACCCGTTTCCTGCTTTATGGCGTCGTGGTTGCGCCTGCTGTGGCGTCGCTAATGGCGACGTTGGTGTTTGGCCGCCAGGGCAGGCACATCATGTCGCACATCCACACCTTCCAGTGGTGGTTCACGGCAGATGCGCTGGGGATGGCGGTCATGATTCCGCTGTATTTGTCGTTTGCGCGGCGAAAACTGTTTTTGGGCAGGTCATGGTGGGAGATAGTCGGCGTCTTTGCGCTGCTGTGTGGGAGTGCGGTAGCCGTCTTCTGGCAGACCCAGGCGCCTCTTCTCTTTGCTCTGCTGCTTGGCCTGCTGATGATCGGCGTGCGGCTGGGGCTGGCGGGTTCGGCTCTTGGGCTGCTGGTTGTTTCGATCATTGGTGGATTCTTTACCACGGCTGGGCGCGGGCCTCTTGCATTGATGCAGAACGTTTCGCTCACGACCCGCGAGTTGACGCTGCAAGCTTTCATCGCCTTTTCCATGTTGATGCTCTACATCCTTGAGGTGCTGCGGGCTGAGGGCTATCGATTGCAGGAAGGCCTGCGCGTGAGCGAAGCGCGCTTTCGTCTGCTGGCTGTGAGTTCCCGCGACGCGATTCTGCTGGTGAACCTTGAAGCCAAGGTGATGTACGCCTCGCCTGCGGTCACCGAGATGCTGGGATGGGAGACGGAGCAGACACTCGGGCTCAGCTATCGTGAAGCATTTCATCCTGAAGACATCACGGTTGCTGAGAGCGTTTTCAAAGATACGCGCGAAGGGCGTCATCCGGGGATGTTCCAGTTTCGCTGCCGAAAAAAAGACGGCAGTTATCTCTGGATGGAAGCCAGCCTGCGCCTCTACCGCGATTCTTCGGCGAACGACGCAACCGGATTTGTGGTGGTGATGCGCGACATTTCTCTCCGCAAAGCGGCCGAGGATGAGCTGCAAAGAGCGTTCCGCATGGTTGAAGCATTGGCCAGCGTGGATGGCCTGACAGGTATTGCCAATCGCAGGCGATTTGATGAAGTTCTGCAATCGGAGTGGCGACGCGCGCAGCGCGACCGCACCCCGTGCTCGGTGTTGCTGATGGACCTGGATCATTTCAAGAATTACAACGATATCTACGGGCATATTCCCGGAGACCGATGTTTGCGCCAGATGGCCGAGGCCGCCACTCAAGTCTCGCGCAGGCCGGCTGATCTGGTGGCGCGGTACGGCGGCGAAGAGTTCGCCGTTATACTGCCGGACACGAGTTGTGAGGGCGCCATCGCAATTGCGGAAGAGGTTCGTTCAGCGGTGGAGCAACTTCAGGTTCCGCACTCGGGTAATCCGCACGGAATCGTTACTGTGAGTATTGGCTGTGCAACGCAAGTTCCGCCGGTAGATGGCGACCTTTCCGAATTGCTGAAAGCTGCGGACAGCGCGCTCTACGTGGCGAAGTCGCTTGGGCGGAATCGTGTAGATGCGGCTCTGCCAGTTTTGCTTCCGTGA
- a CDS encoding sialate O-acetylesterase, protein MLFERRLIGASAMIAALLGIGVAGAEVRLPNALSSHAVLQRDQPIHIWGWSDPGETVTVHFHDQTRTASADNLGKWSLWLTPEHAGGPYTLGAQGSSSTGSGVTLSDILVGDVWVASGQSNMEMPLNGFPGSAVLKNAQQEIAQANLPTVRLLRIEHKPSYFPENDVSATWTECTPQTAADFSAVAYFFGREINTREHVPIGLIDSTWGGTPVEAWTSMDRIGSDPGLMPMFASWAHFTADLSDTDLIVAREKREDAAAEAAHQPRPDHPWHPDARSWQPTSLYNGMIAPLIPYTIKGAIWYQGETNSAPDRAPYYTRFFSAMIQDWRAKWGEGDFPFLYVQISNFYSPQEDWGQLRDKQRRTLAVANTAMAVTLDVGDRDNVHPADKQTVGARLALAARAIVYGESQLEYSGPLLRTATVEGSTMRVWFDHTRDGLAAHGPQLAGFEIAGSDRKFVPATAKIDGSTVVVQSAGVAILNPSATRGKAGPTPTSSTRTVCPHPPSHRNQSCRSSTTTKGAPS, encoded by the coding sequence ATGTTGTTTGAACGGAGGCTTATCGGTGCCAGCGCAATGATTGCAGCCCTGTTGGGAATTGGCGTGGCAGGCGCCGAAGTTCGGCTGCCAAATGCCCTCAGCAGCCATGCGGTCCTACAGCGTGACCAGCCCATTCATATCTGGGGATGGTCCGATCCGGGTGAGACCGTCACCGTTCATTTTCACGACCAGACGCGAACCGCCAGCGCTGACAACCTCGGCAAATGGAGCCTGTGGCTCACGCCCGAACATGCAGGAGGCCCCTATACACTGGGCGCCCAAGGCAGTTCAAGCACCGGATCCGGCGTCACACTTTCCGACATTCTGGTCGGCGATGTCTGGGTTGCATCCGGTCAGTCCAACATGGAAATGCCTCTGAACGGCTTTCCCGGCAGCGCCGTTCTGAAAAACGCGCAGCAGGAGATAGCCCAGGCAAACCTGCCCACTGTCCGGTTGCTGCGCATCGAGCACAAGCCCTCCTATTTTCCGGAAAATGACGTGAGCGCCACCTGGACCGAGTGCACGCCGCAAACTGCAGCCGACTTCTCCGCCGTCGCCTACTTCTTCGGCCGTGAAATCAACACCCGCGAGCATGTACCGATCGGCCTCATCGACTCTACCTGGGGTGGCACTCCAGTAGAGGCCTGGACCAGCATGGACCGCATCGGCTCCGATCCCGGTCTGATGCCGATGTTCGCCTCCTGGGCGCATTTCACCGCCGACCTCAGCGACACCGACCTCATCGTTGCCAGGGAAAAGCGCGAGGACGCAGCCGCTGAGGCCGCTCATCAGCCCAGGCCCGACCACCCGTGGCACCCGGATGCCCGTTCCTGGCAGCCCACAAGCCTCTACAATGGCATGATCGCGCCGCTCATTCCCTACACCATCAAGGGAGCCATCTGGTACCAGGGCGAAACCAATAGCGCACCCGACCGCGCACCCTATTACACCCGCTTCTTCTCGGCCATGATTCAGGACTGGCGCGCAAAGTGGGGCGAAGGCGACTTCCCGTTCCTTTACGTGCAGATTTCCAACTTCTACTCGCCGCAGGAAGACTGGGGCCAGCTCCGAGACAAGCAGCGACGGACACTCGCCGTCGCCAATACTGCCATGGCGGTAACGCTCGATGTCGGTGACAGAGACAATGTCCACCCCGCCGACAAGCAGACCGTAGGCGCTCGCCTCGCCCTCGCCGCCCGCGCCATTGTTTATGGTGAATCGCAGCTTGAGTACTCCGGTCCGCTCCTCCGCACCGCAACGGTGGAAGGCTCAACCATGCGCGTCTGGTTCGATCACACAAGGGATGGTCTTGCCGCGCACGGTCCGCAGCTGGCAGGCTTCGAGATCGCCGGATCGGACAGAAAATTCGTTCCTGCAACAGCAAAAATCGACGGCTCAACGGTTGTGGTCCAGTCGGCTGGCGTAGCCATCCTCAATCCGTCCGCTACGCGTGGCAAGGCTGGACCGACGCCAACCTCTTCAACAAGGACGGTCTGCCCGCATCCACCTTCACATCGGAATCAATCTTGCCGTAGCAGTACAACAACAAAGGGTGCCCCATCCTGA
- a CDS encoding Rieske (2Fe-2S) protein, translated as MSEFVRICGKADLPPSGEAREVSTGERVLCVANEKGSISVMDNVCPHRGGPLGQGMIEGGKLICPWHAWAFDLRTGEAAHTTMARVPVYEVKVEGEDVLVKL; from the coding sequence ATGTCTGAATTTGTAAGAATTTGTGGCAAGGCCGATCTGCCGCCGTCGGGTGAGGCGCGGGAAGTCTCAACGGGTGAAAGAGTGCTCTGCGTTGCGAATGAGAAGGGATCGATTTCTGTCATGGACAACGTGTGTCCGCATCGGGGCGGGCCACTGGGGCAGGGCATGATTGAAGGCGGTAAGCTGATCTGCCCGTGGCACGCCTGGGCTTTTGATCTGAGGACCGGTGAAGCGGCTCATACGACGATGGCGAGGGTTCCGGTGTATGAGGTCAAGGTTGAGGGGGAGGATGTACTGGTGAAGCTGTGA
- a CDS encoding alpha/beta hydrolase: MPKKSPTRNEPRLTAKQARAAGWPSGSNDPLRPQQELVSGKWLLSALGIVLGVAAICAYGTLCLLFYQGSWQFIFHPSRTVRATPDVPFQEIQFDYTETGKPQLTGWWIPAEAQGRFGSATILFLHDGRGSLSDAVLQLQSLHSIGINVFACDYRGFGKSADLHPSEASMNQDVDAAFEYLTGTRHQPAHSIVIHGVGLGAPVAASAAARHPETAALILENISPTASTLFSADARATILPVRILTSDRFNPIKTLKKLQTPKLFLERGGNAPTQDAYSTATAPKLLFEVASEDWLKYPEVIQGFLDEVLSHQ; encoded by the coding sequence GTGCCGAAGAAATCTCCCACCAGAAATGAACCAAGGCTAACCGCGAAACAAGCCCGCGCCGCCGGATGGCCCTCCGGATCGAATGACCCGCTGCGACCGCAGCAGGAACTCGTCAGCGGAAAGTGGCTCCTCTCGGCGCTGGGCATCGTGCTGGGCGTCGCAGCGATCTGCGCCTATGGGACCCTCTGCCTGCTCTTCTATCAGGGAAGCTGGCAGTTCATCTTCCACCCATCGCGAACCGTCCGCGCCACCCCGGACGTTCCCTTTCAGGAAATCCAATTCGACTACACCGAGACCGGCAAGCCGCAGCTCACCGGCTGGTGGATCCCCGCCGAAGCTCAAGGACGATTTGGCTCCGCCACCATTCTCTTCCTGCACGACGGACGCGGCTCGCTCTCTGACGCCGTCCTGCAGCTCCAGTCGCTGCACTCCATCGGCATCAACGTCTTTGCATGCGATTACCGCGGCTTTGGCAAAAGCGCCGACCTGCACCCCTCCGAAGCCAGCATGAATCAGGACGTCGACGCTGCATTCGAATATCTGACCGGAACGCGCCACCAGCCCGCACACTCCATCGTCATTCACGGCGTCGGCCTCGGCGCACCTGTCGCGGCTTCCGCTGCTGCTCGCCATCCGGAAACTGCAGCCCTGATCCTTGAAAACATCAGCCCCACCGCTTCCACACTCTTCTCCGCCGACGCCCGCGCGACCATCCTGCCCGTGCGCATCCTTACCAGCGACCGCTTCAACCCCATTAAGACGCTAAAGAAGCTTCAAACACCCAAGCTCTTCCTCGAACGCGGCGGAAACGCCCCAACCCAGGATGCCTACAGCACCGCCACCGCTCCCAAGCTGCTATTCGAGGTCGCCAGCGAGGATTGGTTAAAATACCCAGAAGTCATCCAGGGATTTCTGGACGAAGTGCTTTCACATCAGTAA
- a CDS encoding DoxX family protein, translated as MFAWLDRFRPLGVLIARIVLGVIMLVHGWHKIFPRGSLYNFAQSVAHMGMPYWLGYVAAFTEFFGGALLILGLLIPIAALGVAIDMAVAVIKVHLHHGLTGPMGFEFPLSLFALALLILASGSGHLAVDSRLGTGVRR; from the coding sequence ATGTTCGCATGGCTCGACCGTTTTCGCCCACTGGGAGTACTGATTGCCCGCATCGTTCTCGGTGTCATTATGCTCGTCCACGGATGGCACAAGATTTTCCCGCGCGGCTCCCTGTACAACTTCGCGCAATCTGTCGCACATATGGGCATGCCTTACTGGCTCGGCTATGTCGCCGCTTTCACAGAGTTCTTTGGTGGTGCGCTGCTTATCCTCGGCCTGCTCATCCCCATCGCGGCTCTCGGCGTTGCCATTGATATGGCAGTAGCGGTCATCAAAGTCCACCTGCATCACGGGTTAACGGGGCCCATGGGATTTGAGTTCCCGCTGTCGCTCTTTGCGCTGGCCTTGCTGATACTGGCAAGCGGCTCGGGCCATCTGGCTGTCGATTCACGTCTCGGAACCGGCGTCAGACGATAA
- a CDS encoding DUF1501 domain-containing protein — translation MAITRRAFMKGGAMAVVGTSAIPSFLTRTVLAQATTAQAQGKKLVVIFQRGAADGLNIVVPHRESAYYQMRPTIAIQQNQVIDLDGFFGVHPAMQPLKPLWDQRHLAIVHACGSPDPTRSHFDAQDYMESGTPGVKATNDGWLNRALQSEDAMHAGRKYSAFRAVALGTQVPRTLEGKIPAVAINNVRDFSVGGQNPAAAPIAASFQTMYADSVNAVLHGTGTETFEAVKMLQATDPAKYTPAPGANYPNGPFGNSLRQVAQLLKANLGVEAAFTDIGGWDTHQNQGNATGQLANRLKDFSEGIAAFWTDMGDQANDIVLVTMSEFGRTVHQNGTGGTDHGHANVMFVVGGDVQGGRVYGRWPGMRQDQLYEGRDLAITTDFRQVLGEAAYKTVGARNLDLVFPGADLKSNRFLNILKA, via the coding sequence ATGGCAATTACACGGCGAGCATTTATGAAGGGCGGAGCGATGGCCGTCGTGGGCACCTCTGCGATTCCAAGTTTTCTGACGCGGACGGTGCTGGCGCAGGCTACGACTGCACAGGCGCAGGGTAAGAAGCTGGTCGTCATCTTTCAGCGCGGCGCGGCGGACGGCCTGAATATCGTCGTGCCGCATCGCGAGAGCGCCTACTACCAGATGCGCCCGACGATCGCGATTCAGCAAAACCAGGTCATCGATCTGGATGGGTTTTTCGGGGTGCATCCGGCGATGCAGCCGCTCAAGCCTCTCTGGGACCAGAGGCATCTGGCCATCGTCCACGCCTGCGGCTCGCCCGATCCGACGCGCTCGCATTTCGACGCTCAGGATTATATGGAGAGCGGCACTCCCGGGGTGAAAGCGACGAATGATGGCTGGCTGAACCGCGCACTCCAGTCCGAAGATGCGATGCATGCTGGCAGAAAGTATTCGGCCTTTCGCGCAGTGGCTCTGGGTACACAGGTTCCAAGAACACTTGAGGGCAAAATCCCGGCTGTGGCCATCAACAATGTTCGTGATTTCAGCGTAGGTGGGCAGAACCCGGCGGCAGCTCCCATCGCCGCCAGCTTTCAAACCATGTATGCCGACAGTGTGAATGCTGTTTTGCACGGGACGGGTACAGAGACTTTTGAGGCTGTAAAGATGCTGCAGGCGACCGATCCTGCGAAATACACGCCTGCGCCGGGCGCGAACTACCCCAACGGTCCGTTTGGAAACAGCCTGCGGCAGGTCGCGCAGCTACTCAAGGCCAATCTGGGTGTGGAGGCTGCCTTTACCGATATTGGCGGATGGGACACGCACCAGAACCAGGGGAATGCGACCGGTCAGCTTGCCAATCGGCTGAAGGACTTCAGTGAAGGAATTGCCGCCTTCTGGACGGACATGGGTGATCAGGCGAACGACATTGTTCTGGTCACAATGTCGGAGTTTGGCCGGACGGTCCACCAGAACGGTACTGGAGGCACCGATCACGGTCACGCCAACGTCATGTTCGTTGTTGGCGGTGACGTTCAAGGTGGACGGGTGTATGGAAGGTGGCCGGGAATGCGCCAGGATCAGCTCTACGAAGGACGCGATCTGGCCATCACGACAGACTTCCGGCAGGTTCTAGGCGAGGCAGCTTATAAGACGGTCGGCGCACGGAACCTGGATCTCGTCTTTCCCGGAGCAGATTTAAAAAGCAATCGCTTCCTCAATATTTTGAAGGCTTAA
- a CDS encoding DUF5677 domain-containing protein encodes MQTATAIYGFPDAATAFEQRHPAFNERMGNFERAITIAFVRTQNMTSPADRFVYFFGTLIAEDFMEIFLVSVNGYGAAAMKLLRTMYEQTVTLRYLNDHPDEVQDFLDFNAVQLQKLIKPIEETFGTKVLSDELKEEQRKKFEAVKNRFMVKSCKSKTCDEMRLSHTWSKLDFVSMAKKAGHIGTLIVPGYFIPLRHAHPTLGSLSGRVEIVGDRMEFKSEHQPDMADQALMTAHNCVLIALEIQAERFNIEGLREAIDVCVRDWRDIWSSGWVIPGENP; translated from the coding sequence ATGCAAACCGCAACCGCAATCTACGGGTTTCCGGACGCCGCGACTGCTTTCGAGCAAAGACATCCTGCGTTCAACGAAAGAATGGGAAATTTCGAACGTGCCATTACGATAGCGTTTGTCCGAACGCAGAATATGACATCTCCGGCCGACAGATTCGTGTATTTCTTCGGCACCCTCATCGCCGAGGACTTCATGGAAATCTTTCTTGTTTCGGTGAACGGCTACGGCGCAGCAGCAATGAAATTGCTCCGTACGATGTATGAGCAAACTGTTACTCTGCGTTATCTGAACGACCATCCGGACGAAGTGCAGGATTTCCTAGATTTCAATGCCGTACAACTTCAAAAGCTCATAAAGCCCATTGAGGAAACATTCGGGACAAAGGTTCTGTCCGACGAACTGAAAGAAGAACAGAGGAAAAAGTTTGAAGCGGTCAAAAACCGATTCATGGTGAAGTCATGCAAGTCGAAAACGTGCGACGAAATGCGGCTAAGCCACACATGGAGCAAACTGGATTTCGTATCGATGGCCAAGAAAGCGGGACACATCGGAACTCTCATTGTCCCCGGCTATTTCATCCCGCTGCGCCATGCGCACCCGACATTAGGCTCGTTGAGCGGACGAGTTGAAATCGTTGGCGACCGCATGGAGTTTAAGTCCGAGCATCAGCCTGATATGGCTGACCAAGCACTCATGACCGCACACAATTGCGTGCTCATCGCACTAGAGATTCAAGCCGAGCGGTTCAACATCGAGGGGCTGAGGGAAGCCATAGATGTCTGCGTCCGGGATTGGCGCGACATCTGGTCTTCGGGTTGGGTGATCCCGGGCGAGAATCCGTGA
- a CDS encoding DUF3185 domain-containing protein: MKVAGIVLIVLGVIALIYGGITYTTHKKVIDIGPIQAEKKETHNIPLPPVLGVVAIAGGAALMLIGGKGR, translated from the coding sequence ATGAAAGTTGCAGGAATTGTTTTGATTGTTCTGGGTGTCATCGCCCTGATCTATGGCGGCATCACCTACACCACACACAAGAAGGTTATCGACATAGGCCCCATTCAAGCCGAGAAGAAGGAAACCCACAACATTCCACTGCCGCCGGTTCTTGGGGTCGTTGCCATCGCGGGCGGAGCTGCTCTCATGCTCATCGGCGGGAAGGGCCGCTAG
- a CDS encoding alpha-ketoacid dehydrogenase subunit alpha/beta produces MAKAAVSGAEQHETSVVSGVDSERLIEVYRLMYLSRRTDDREILLKRQQKIFFQISGAGHEALLVAAGMALKPGYDWFFPYYRDRALCLTLGSTVEDMLLQAVGAAADPSSGGRQMPSHWGNTKLNIVSQSSATATQVLHAVGCAEAGRYFSRHPEAAEHEGDYRAFKDVVFHGDEVVYVSLGEGSTSQGEFWEALNTASNLKLPVLFVVEDNKYAISVPVEVNTPGGNISKLVANFPNFYFAEVDGTDPIESYRVFEEAVAHCRAGNGPAFVHGHVTRPYSHSFSDDDRAYRPKSELEADSLRDPLQKMQMFLLREGILDAEAINRLEKEVDEEVRQAAERALRAPFPEPASIPLHVYSENYDPARADLQTKPAQTSDTQERTMADLINACLKDEMRRDPRIVVFGEDVADCSREEYLREGLVKGKGGVFKLTAGLQSEFGSDRAFNSPLAEANIVGRAVGQAVRGLKPVVEIQFFDYFWPAMHQMRNELSSMRWRSNGTFSAPAVVRVAIGGYLTGGSIYHSQSGESIFTHTPGVRVVFPSNALDANGLLRTAIRCDDPVLFLEHKRLYRETFGRAPYPGPDYMIPFGKAKTVRGGKDLTIVTYGAVVPRALQAAQKAQREHGIEAEILDLRTLSPYDWEAIATSVKKTSRVIVAYEDMLSWGYGAEIAARIADELFEDLDAPVKRVAAMDTFVAYQPLLEDVILPQPDHIYQAIAKLMKY; encoded by the coding sequence ATGGCAAAAGCAGCGGTAAGCGGCGCTGAGCAGCATGAAACAAGTGTGGTTTCAGGCGTCGATTCTGAGCGCCTGATTGAAGTCTACCGTCTTATGTATCTTTCGCGGCGCACCGATGACCGCGAAATCCTGCTCAAGCGGCAGCAGAAAATCTTCTTCCAGATTTCCGGCGCTGGTCATGAGGCCCTTTTGGTGGCTGCAGGCATGGCGCTCAAGCCCGGCTACGACTGGTTTTTCCCTTACTATCGCGACCGCGCGCTTTGCCTTACGCTTGGCAGCACCGTCGAAGACATGCTGCTGCAGGCTGTCGGTGCTGCCGCCGATCCGTCGAGCGGTGGCCGCCAGATGCCGTCGCACTGGGGCAATACCAAGCTGAATATTGTGTCGCAATCTTCGGCTACCGCGACGCAGGTCTTGCATGCTGTGGGATGCGCTGAGGCGGGGCGTTATTTCTCGCGCCATCCGGAAGCGGCGGAGCATGAGGGTGATTATCGCGCTTTCAAAGACGTCGTCTTCCACGGTGACGAGGTTGTTTACGTTTCGCTCGGCGAGGGTTCGACGAGCCAGGGTGAGTTCTGGGAGGCGCTGAATACCGCTTCGAACCTCAAGCTGCCAGTGCTGTTCGTAGTCGAGGACAACAAGTACGCCATCTCGGTTCCCGTCGAGGTAAATACGCCGGGCGGCAACATCTCAAAGCTGGTTGCAAATTTCCCGAATTTCTATTTTGCCGAGGTCGACGGGACCGATCCGATTGAAAGCTATCGGGTTTTTGAAGAGGCGGTCGCGCATTGCCGAGCGGGCAATGGGCCTGCCTTCGTGCACGGGCATGTGACGCGGCCTTACTCGCACTCATTTTCCGACGACGATCGTGCGTACCGGCCGAAGAGCGAGCTTGAGGCTGACTCGTTGCGCGATCCGCTGCAGAAGATGCAGATGTTCCTGCTGCGCGAGGGCATTCTCGATGCCGAGGCGATCAATCGCCTGGAGAAAGAGGTCGACGAAGAGGTTCGTCAGGCTGCCGAGCGTGCCTTGCGCGCGCCGTTTCCGGAACCGGCGAGCATCCCGCTACATGTGTACTCCGAGAATTACGATCCGGCGCGCGCCGACTTGCAGACCAAACCTGCGCAGACGTCTGACACGCAGGAACGTACGATGGCGGACCTCATCAATGCCTGCCTCAAGGACGAGATGCGGCGCGATCCGCGCATCGTCGTATTCGGCGAAGACGTGGCCGACTGCAGTCGTGAGGAGTATCTGCGCGAAGGGCTGGTCAAGGGCAAGGGTGGCGTCTTTAAGCTGACGGCGGGACTGCAGAGTGAATTTGGCAGCGATCGCGCCTTCAATTCGCCGCTGGCTGAGGCGAACATCGTCGGTCGCGCTGTTGGACAGGCTGTGCGTGGCTTGAAGCCAGTGGTGGAGATCCAGTTCTTCGACTACTTCTGGCCGGCGATGCACCAGATGCGCAATGAGCTGAGCTCAATGCGCTGGCGGTCGAACGGAACGTTCTCCGCGCCTGCTGTGGTTCGCGTTGCTATCGGCGGCTATCTTACCGGCGGCTCGATTTATCACTCGCAGTCGGGCGAGAGCATCTTTACCCATACCCCCGGCGTCCGAGTGGTGTTTCCGTCGAATGCGCTCGATGCCAACGGCTTGTTGCGGACGGCGATCCGCTGCGACGATCCGGTGCTCTTTCTTGAGCACAAGCGTCTCTATCGCGAGACGTTTGGCCGGGCGCCGTATCCCGGACCCGATTACATGATTCCCTTCGGCAAGGCTAAGACCGTGCGTGGGGGCAAGGACCTGACCATTGTGACTTACGGCGCCGTAGTTCCGCGTGCTCTGCAGGCGGCGCAGAAGGCGCAGCGCGAGCATGGCATCGAGGCGGAGATTCTCGATCTGCGCACGCTCAGCCCTTATGACTGGGAGGCGATTGCGACCTCGGTGAAGAAAACCAGCCGGGTCATCGTTGCCTACGAAGACATGCTGAGCTGGGGCTATGGGGCGGAAATTGCGGCCCGTATCGCCGATGAGCTATTCGAAGACCTCGATGCTCCGGTGAAGCGAGTGGCTGCGATGGACACCTTTGTGGCTTACCAGCCGCTGCTGGAGGATGTGATCCTGCCGCAGCCAGACCACATCTACCAGGCGATTGCGAAGCTCATGAAGTACTAA